Part of the Parcubacteria group bacterium genome is shown below.
TTGAAAAATCGCCGCATTTTTACCCTTGCTCCAAGCGGTAGTCACGCCAAGAGTGAGAAGGGACGGCACAGTGCCGAGTGCAAAAAGAAACATCCCAAGCCCTCCGCGCATAAAACTGCCCGAAGCAATGGCAAGGATCTGCATACTTTGCGTAAAACCACAGGGCAGAAAAAAAGTCATAATTCCTAAGAGAAAAGGCGCGGCTGGATTTTGAGATTTTTTCAGCCTATTCCAGGGCGCGCTGAAAAATCTCGGCATCCGCATTCCCAGACTGGCGATATCAGGAAATAATCCCAATACATTAAGACCCAAAATTGCTAAAACCACTGCAATAATGATAGTGTAGACCGCGACAAAATTTCCACTGATATTTATCTCTCCGCCAATCGCACCGAGCAGTCCACCTAGGACAAAAAATCCGCCTAACCGGCCAAGATGGAAAAATAAGTTCGGCTTCACGGCTCCACCTAAAAACCCGCGCTTATCACCTTTATATTTTTCTGAAAAAGCAATCACCACCGATCCCACTACGACCAAGCAACTAGAAACAGAAGCGACAAGTCCGATGAGAAAGGCTGTTCCAAAATCAGCGCCAGAACCAGTGACACCGATTTTTTGCCCGAAACTAGAACCTTGAAACAGTTGAAAACCAAAAATTATTAAAATAACAAAAGCCACGGCCCAAAGCCAAGATTGCCAAGAACTCTTTCCAGCCTTCTCTATAGACATGATCGTTTTTCGCTCCGATGCAGTATGACCAAATTTCTCTACTATCTTTTTAACTTCAGAAAAATCCGGCTCGGTATCTGCATAATCAAGTTCCACACTGCCTTTTTTTCGATCGGCACGAATCTTTTTTACGCCCGGAACGCCAGCCAATTCATCATCGAGCAACTTCTCGCAACTAACACAATGCATCCCTTGGATATAGATTATTTTTGTTTGCATATTCATCCCCCACCACTTTTTCGCTCGCATCCGCGATTAAGCTAGAGGTAATTTATTAAATTATGCTATTGACATATCATGTGATTTATTAAAATAAAAAACGTAATCATAAAAGCGAAAAAGTGGTGGGGGATAAACTTACTTAGACATCTTATTCAATCGCAAAATCTCATCGATCATTTCTTGCTTTCTTTTCTCGTTCGTTCCTTTCATAGCATTTATAAAACAACTATTGAGATGGCGCGCTAACAGCTTATCATTAGCAGATTTTAAAAGTCCCATCACAGCCAAATTCTGTTGCATGATCGAAACACAATATTCCCCACCCTCGACCATCGTAATCACTTTCGCCAAATGCGTTCGCGCCTTTTTAAGCCCAATCAAAATTTGCCCATCTTCTTTTTGCATATTGTTATAAGTTTAGGAAATTATTCTGATTCGTATTTTTTAAAATTAAAAATTTTAAATTTTAAATTCCGCCTTAGCGGGTTACCTCCCCCCTAGGTATAATATACTCGCACCTGGAAATCTTGTCAAATAAAAAAACACCGGCAAAAAAGCTCCGGTGTTTCTATGTTATCTTTTTGTAATTAGTGGTATTTCCCCATCCCGACAATTCCCACGATTATACCGATAAGCGCCGTGACGGCGGTAAAGATCCAGACACGCATCGTCACTTTGGTCTCCGGCCAGCCCTTGGCTTCAAAATGATGATGAATCGGCGCTGCCAAAAAGACTTTGCGATGGAAAAATCTTTTGGAAGTCAATTGGATCGCCACCGAGCCAGATTCCAAAAGATAGATGAACACGATTATGAACAAAACTAGCGTTGAATTAGTCAGCATTGCCACAACACCCAACGTTGCGCCAAGCGAAATCGCTCCCGTGTCTCCCATAAAAAAACGGGCCGGATGGATATTGAACCAAAGAAATGCCAGAAGTGCCCCGGCAATCGCTACGCAAAAAGCGGCCAAGTCGATCTTATTTTGAAAAAAAGAAATGAGCCCGAAAGAACTGAAAGCGATCAAAAGCACCCCGGCATTAAGTCCGTCCAATCCGTCAGTTTCATTGGAAGAAATTGCTGTAAAAAGAATGACAAACATAAACAGCGGAAGGTACCAAAGACCAATATTAAAATCGCCTACGGCTGGAATATGGATATTATCCCAACCCAACTTATAATAAAACCACCAGGCGCCAAGAGCGGAAATCAAAATCAGCCAACCGAATCGATAAAGAAAACGGATACCTCCGCCCTTATTCTTACCGATCCCTCGCACGCTTGCCCAATCATCGCAAAGCCCCAAAATGCCAGCCGAAATCAAAGCGAATAATGGAAGCCAGACTTGCTTTCTGCTAAAA
Proteins encoded:
- a CDS encoding metal-sensing transcriptional repressor, with amino-acid sequence MQKEDGQILIGLKKARTHLAKVITMVEGGEYCVSIMQQNLAVMGLLKSANDKLLARHLNSCFINAMKGTNEKRKQEMIDEILRLNKMSK
- a CDS encoding phospho-N-acetylmuramoyl-pentapeptide-transferase, translating into MELAQIQTIPAVLDMLKVLFTGFLAFLLAFFLTPLLTHFLYKYKIGIRIKTNGVDGEKLTYVSELHKHKNGTPSMGGVLVWFSVLVLVYASHYLFPLFAEWTGVNFLARLDFFSRKQVWLPLFALISAGILGLCDDWASVRGIGKNKGGGIRFLYRFGWLILISALGAWWFYYKLGWDNIHIPAVGDFNIGLWYLPLFMFVILFTAISSNETDGLDGLNAGVLLIAFSSFGLISFFQNKIDLAAFCVAIAGALLAFLWFNIHPARFFMGDTGAISLGATLGVVAMLTNSTLVLFIIVFIYLLESGSVAIQLTSKRFFHRKVFLAAPIHHHFEAKGWPETKVTMRVWIFTAVTALIGIIVGIVGMGKYH
- a CDS encoding sulfite exporter TauE/SafE family protein, whose amino-acid sequence is MQTKIIYIQGMHCVSCEKLLDDELAGVPGVKKIRADRKKGSVELDYADTEPDFSEVKKIVEKFGHTASERKTIMSIEKAGKSSWQSWLWAVAFVILIIFGFQLFQGSSFGQKIGVTGSGADFGTAFLIGLVASVSSCLVVVGSVVIAFSEKYKGDKRGFLGGAVKPNLFFHLGRLGGFFVLGGLLGAIGGEINISGNFVAVYTIIIAVVLAILGLNVLGLFPDIASLGMRMPRFFSAPWNRLKKSQNPAAPFLLGIMTFFLPCGFTQSMQILAIASGSFMRGGLGMFLFALGTVPSLLTLGVTTAWSKGKNAAIFQKVAGMLVVIFAFYTFNSGLALVGVSGNVFGDQSNQKEQMGTAKTDVAEQVVEMHVTNAGFSPNTLHLKKGVPVRWVIKGDSVTSCTNKIIVPSLKISQSISSGDNVVNFTPPDKVGEIPFSCWMGMVRGKFIVE